In Aegilops tauschii subsp. strangulata cultivar AL8/78 chromosome 3, Aet v6.0, whole genome shotgun sequence, one genomic interval encodes:
- the LOC141042699 gene encoding uncharacterized protein, with amino-acid sequence MDDIVVKSRKRSDLLTDLAETFANLRRYGVPHSIIMDKGSNFDSKEFRNFHATQGTQVDYASVAHLQLNGQAERANGLILQGLKPRLMCDLEHAAGAWVTELSPVLWGLRMTPNRSTDRTPFFMVYGAEALLPSDLFHNSP; translated from the exons ATGGACGATATCGTGGTCAAGTCACGCAAACGTTCTGACCTGCTGACTGATCTCGCTGAAACCTTCGCCAATCTGAGAAG ATACGGAGTTCCACACAGTATTATCATGGATAAAGGCTCAAACTTCGATTCGAAAGAATTCAGAAACTTCCACGCCACCCAAGGCACTCAGGTGGACTACGCATCTGTTGCGCACCTGCAGTtgaatggtcaagctgagagggcgaatggCCTTATCCTTCAAGGATTGAAGCCCCGACTCATGTGCGACCTTGAGCATGCAGCTGGAGCCTGGGTCACTGAGCTGTCGCCCGTCCTGTGGGGTTTGAGGATGACTCCAAACCGGTCCACTGACCGCacccctttcttcatggtgtatggagCTGAAGCCTTGCTGCCTAGTGATCTCTTCCACAATTCACCCTGA